A genome region from Myroides fluvii includes the following:
- a CDS encoding aspartate kinase: MKVLKFGGTSVGSPERFEKLWPIIQSQKSDCHFVVLSAVAGTTNALVAIATQYTKGEIALARQLVQELQQAYQVFVDDLFVTTEGKEKGKNWITRHFTLLDELGNDLFTPAEERLVLAQGELLSTGIFHLYLAEKGIDSVLLPALEFMRINADQEPDMPYIQRQLQAMIDQFPTTTLFITQGYICRNSYGQIDNLRRGGSDYTASLLGAALAVEEIQIWTDIDGFHNNDPRYVSNTKPIAQLSFNEAAELAYFGAKIMHPQSVFPAQKANIPVRLLDTLDMDAAGTLISSAFDHTDEIVAVAAKDNITAIRIQSSRMLLAYGFLRRVFEVFERYKTPIDMITTSEVAVSLTLDDCTYLSEIIAELNHFGEVEVDDQQSIICIVGDFKRNKNGYATLVSEAVKHMPIRMISYGGSEHNISLLLPSKYKIEALRALHHRLF; this comes from the coding sequence ATGAAAGTATTAAAATTTGGAGGAACTTCTGTAGGAAGTCCAGAGCGATTTGAAAAGTTATGGCCTATTATTCAATCGCAAAAAAGCGATTGTCATTTCGTGGTTTTGTCTGCCGTAGCAGGAACAACAAATGCCTTAGTAGCAATTGCTACACAATATACAAAAGGAGAAATTGCTTTGGCAAGACAACTTGTTCAAGAATTACAACAAGCATATCAGGTGTTTGTAGATGACCTTTTTGTAACTACAGAAGGAAAAGAAAAGGGGAAAAATTGGATTACACGTCATTTTACGCTGTTAGACGAATTAGGCAACGATTTATTCACCCCTGCAGAAGAACGTTTGGTCTTAGCACAAGGAGAGTTATTGTCTACAGGGATTTTTCACCTGTATCTCGCAGAAAAGGGAATTGATTCTGTTCTGCTACCCGCCTTGGAATTTATGCGAATCAATGCGGATCAAGAACCTGATATGCCTTATATTCAGCGACAACTTCAGGCGATGATCGACCAATTTCCTACGACTACTTTGTTTATTACACAAGGGTATATTTGTCGAAATTCTTACGGCCAAATAGATAATCTTAGACGAGGAGGTTCTGACTATACAGCTTCGTTGCTTGGTGCTGCATTAGCAGTAGAAGAAATTCAAATTTGGACAGATATTGATGGTTTTCACAACAATGATCCTCGTTATGTGTCTAACACCAAGCCTATTGCACAACTCAGTTTTAATGAAGCAGCTGAGTTAGCCTATTTTGGTGCGAAAATAATGCACCCCCAAAGTGTATTTCCCGCGCAAAAAGCAAATATCCCAGTACGATTATTAGACACTTTAGACATGGATGCTGCAGGAACGCTAATCTCTTCTGCGTTTGATCATACAGATGAAATTGTCGCAGTAGCAGCAAAAGACAATATTACTGCTATCCGAATTCAATCTTCTCGTATGTTGCTGGCTTATGGTTTCTTAAGACGAGTTTTCGAAGTTTTTGAGCGTTATAAAACTCCTATTGACATGATTACTACTTCTGAAGTAGCGGTATCGTTAACTTTAGATGATTGTACCTATTTAAGTGAGATTATAGCCGAATTAAATCATTTTGGAGAAGTTGAAGTAGATGATCAACAGAGTATTATTTGTATTGTTGGCGATTTTAAACGCAACAAGAACGGTTATGCGACTCTCGTTTCTGAGGCAGTGAAGCACATGCCAATTCGCATGATTTCCTATGGTGGAAGTGAACATAACATTTCGCTTTTGCTGCCGTCTAAATACAAAATTGAAGCCCTACGTGCTTTACATCATCGCCTATTTTAA
- the lysA gene encoding diaminopimelate decarboxylase, producing the protein MISTTILEQLHQVETPLYYYNLPLLRATISTAKKAADQWGYHIHYAVKANNNPRILQEISALGLGADCVSGLEIERAIAQGFQADSIVFAGVGKTEEEIRLALNRGILAFNVESLEELQIINEIAKMMNVQASVALRINPNIDANTHHYITTGLDENKFGIMMHELEDCLALICAGESALILVGLHFHIGSQITDWSVFKRLCLKVNEWNTWFIERGIVVPILNVGGGVGINYQNPDGEPMVNFSDFFALFHRFLEPKREQQVHFELGRSLVANCGSLISRVLYIKKGITKNFAILDAGMTELLRPALYQAYHKIQCIAPAETKGDAKEIYDVVGPICESSDCFGKKVSLPVLVRGDLIAIRSAGAYGEVMSSRYNLRKPLQFYFEE; encoded by the coding sequence ATGATTTCAACTACTATATTAGAACAATTACACCAGGTGGAGACACCTTTGTATTACTATAACTTACCTTTACTCAGAGCTACAATCTCTACTGCAAAGAAGGCAGCTGATCAATGGGGGTATCATATTCACTACGCTGTAAAGGCAAATAATAATCCCAGAATACTCCAGGAAATTAGTGCCCTGGGATTAGGAGCAGACTGTGTGAGTGGTTTGGAAATTGAAAGGGCAATTGCACAGGGATTTCAAGCAGATTCTATTGTCTTTGCGGGTGTGGGGAAAACAGAAGAGGAAATTCGATTGGCATTGAATCGAGGTATATTGGCTTTTAATGTAGAGTCTTTAGAAGAACTGCAGATTATTAATGAAATAGCCAAGATGATGAACGTCCAAGCGTCAGTTGCTTTGCGTATTAACCCCAATATTGATGCCAATACCCATCATTATATTACGACAGGATTGGATGAAAATAAATTTGGGATTATGATGCATGAATTAGAGGATTGTTTAGCTCTAATTTGTGCAGGGGAGAGCGCTTTGATTTTGGTCGGTTTGCATTTTCATATAGGCTCTCAAATTACAGATTGGAGTGTGTTTAAGCGATTATGTCTAAAAGTAAATGAATGGAATACTTGGTTTATTGAAAGGGGAATTGTGGTGCCTATTCTCAACGTTGGTGGGGGAGTAGGGATTAATTATCAAAACCCAGATGGAGAACCTATGGTCAATTTTTCCGATTTCTTTGCGTTGTTTCATCGTTTTTTGGAACCTAAACGCGAACAACAAGTGCATTTCGAATTGGGAAGATCCTTGGTTGCTAATTGCGGTAGTTTAATTAGTCGTGTACTGTATATTAAAAAGGGAATAACTAAAAATTTTGCAATACTCGATGCGGGAATGACTGAGTTATTACGACCAGCACTTTATCAAGCGTATCATAAAATTCAATGTATAGCACCTGCTGAAACAAAAGGTGATGCGAAAGAAATTTACGATGTGGTGGGACCTATTTGTGAAAGTAGTGATTGTTTTGGAAAAAAGGTATCCCTTCCTGTTTTAGTTCGAGGAGATTTGATTGCAATTCGCTCTGCGGGTGCCTATGGAGAGGTGATGTCTTCTCGTTACAACCTGCGTAAACCCCTGCAATTTTATTTTGAAGAATAA